A section of the Tachysurus fulvidraco isolate hzauxx_2018 chromosome 7, HZAU_PFXX_2.0, whole genome shotgun sequence genome encodes:
- the lrrc71 gene encoding leucine-rich repeat-containing protein 71 isoform X3, protein MKAWSPKPCLHIEMENEDSRSVKRVRISGWRVDEVMARVLSKTLPSLSNLRSLEMWQVGLTDTVLTSLKDTICLCTKLRRVILDGTPIPRSPYHILLGEDSMITHLSLRHNRIEEEGARLIGLALSKNLLSLNMAFNAVGDMGAMYLAQALRLNRNLLYLSLANNHISDVGAAHLAQVFGPFALTHEEIVERRRLLKRKDRLSAQLISEVSKCESAQSIPSSSSLEYNIKSATKKKDSSKKDEKTPISQTTTGKKEDPKLDKKRTSDTKMTQGRGGKSDGKDKLVSVKEQETEEVAETQSPLLNPAIQNIGGKVIYPGNTTLLSLNLSGNKLMQQSLQSFLSSVDCQGQRGLQYISLNRNCFPPDCEVFIKLQEMMSIKDPLNRTNSAQVEAEQGKAS, encoded by the exons ATGAAAGCCTGGTCTCCTAAACCCTGCCTTCACATAGAAATGGAGAATGAGGACTCTCGGAGCGTGAAACGTGTCCGAATATCCG GATGGAGGGTAGACGAGGTGATGGCTCGAGTGCTGAGTAAGACGTTACCATCCCTCAGTAATCTGCGGAGCTTAGA GATGTGGCAAGTGGGATTGACCGACACCGTTCTGACCTCCTTGAAGGACACAATTTGTTTGTGCACAAAGCTCAG GAGAGTTATTTTGGATGGAACTCCCATTCCACGAAGCCCTTACCATATTCTCCTGGGAGAGGACAGCAT GATAACACACTTGTCATTGCGACACAATCGCATCGAAGAAGAAGGAGCACGTCTAATTGGTTTGGCACTCTCTAAGAATCTCCTGTCCCTCAACATGGCCTTTAACGCTGTCGGCGACATGGGTGCTATGTATTTAGCTCAG GCGTTGCGTCTCAATCGCAATTTGTTGTATCTCTCCCTGGCCAACAATCACATAAGCGATGTAGGAGCGGCCCATCTGGCTCAG GTGTTTGGCCCATTTGCTTTGACACATGAAGAAATCGTGGAAAGGAGGAGGCTGTTGAAAAGGAAGGACAGACTG TCAGCTCAGTTGATAAGCGAAGTCTCTAAATGTGAGTCAGCTCAGTCGATCCCCAGCAGCTCGTCGCTGGAGTACAACATCAAAAGTGCCACCAAGAAAAAG GATTCCAGCAAAAAGGATGAGAAGACTCCAATAAGTCAAACTACAACAGGAAAGAAAGAGGACCCCAAATTggataaaaaaagaa cCTCAGATACTAAAAtgacacaaggcagaggtggaaAATCTGATGGAAAAGACAAGCTTGTATCAGTGAAAGAACAAGAG acagaaGAAGTGGCTGAAACACAAAGCCCTTTGCTGAATCCTGCTATACAGAACATTGGTGGGAAAGTGATTTATCCAGGCAACACAACACTTCTCTCTCTGAACTTGTCAG GCAATAAACTGATGCAGCAGTCGCTTCAGAGTTTCCTGTCATCTGTGGATTGTCAAGGGCAAAGAGGTCTCCAGTATATTTCTCTTAAT agaaACTGTTTTCCTCCAGATTGTGAGGTCTTCATAAAActacaggaaatgatgtcaatcAAGGATCCTCTCAACAGAACCAACTCAGCTCAGGTCGAGGCTGAACAGGGAAAGGCATCATAG